A region of Ovis canadensis isolate MfBH-ARS-UI-01 breed Bighorn chromosome 19, ARS-UI_OviCan_v2, whole genome shotgun sequence DNA encodes the following proteins:
- the LOC138929791 gene encoding uncharacterized protein, with translation MADQVARQITLQQAPEPLLTLRSTLNPDYSSEEARALLAQEGAQRHPSGWILLHNKPDPHRETHQLRGHMPGQDWQIDFTHMPRHRTYHYLLVLVDTFSGWVEAFPTARETAAAVAEVLTAHLIPRFGLPNSLQSDNGPAFISQISQQVAAALGIDWHLHIPYRPQSSGKVERVNGIIKTHLTKLASELRLSWVDLLPLALTRIHTTPHSKTGLTPFELLYGRPYLLTHLPEGEAPPLAGYLPLFSLLRSLLREHADRVLPQPTDDEGPTRPLAPGDQPFQVTWILKNGETYEELNRTTATQPKDKWWPDLYFHLQQLTKTSWARAYLRKVGFYACPGHQRENIKTCGGMVSRYCKSWDCVTSNDGYWKWSVTKPDLINMSFVNPITQDMWNHRFTKYCPDCDLVRLSFTQQGRTENRWISGLAWGIQVYDGWGAPSATLYVQQVLQPAQTHAVGPNQVTAPPHPSPRGTNATNVVTSPTLTPSSADPD, from the exons ATGGCAGATCAAGTGGCTCGACAAATTACCTTACAACAAGCCCCCGAGCCCCTGCTGACTTTGAGATCCACCCTCAACCCAGATTATTCCAGCGAGGAAGCCAGAGCCTTGCTGGCGCAAGAAGGGGCTCAGAGGCACCCATCGGGATGGATATTACTCCATAATAAACCG GACCCCCACAGAGAGACTCACCAGTTGAGGGGACATATGCCCGGGCAGGATTGGCAGATAGACTTCACCCACATGCCCAGACATCGAACCTACCACTATCTGCTGGTCTTGGTGGACACCTTTTCAGGATGGGTCGAGGCCTTCCCCACCGCCCGAGAGACGGCAGCGGCGGTGGCGGAGGTCTTGACGGCCCATCTCATTCCCAGATTTGGGTTGCCAAACTCTCTCCAGTCTGACAATGGGCCTGCATTTATCTCGCAGATCTCTCAGCAGGTGGCTGCGGCCCTGGGTATCGACTGGCATCTCCACATCCCCTATCGGCCCCAATCGTCAGGCAAGGTAGAGCGGGTGAACGGCATCATCAAGACGCATCTGACCAAGCTTGCCTCAGAACTGCGGCTGTCTTGGGTCGACCTCCTTCCTCTGGCTCTCACTCGCATTCACACCACACCACACTCCAAAACAGGTTTGACCCCTTTTGAACTGCTCTACGGCAGGCCCTATCtcctgactcacctcccagagggAGAGGCTCCCCCACTCGCGGGgtacctccccctcttctccctcctgcgATCCTTGCTGAGGGAACACGCAGACCGGGTCCTGCCACAACCGACAGACGACGAGGGGCCCACCCGGCCTCTAGCACCAGGAGATCAG CCCTTTCAGGTCACCTGGATCTTAAAAAATGGAGAGACCTACGAAGAGCTAAACCGGACCACAGCCACCCAACCGAAAGATAAGTGGTGGCCTGACCTATACTTTCACCTCCAACAGCTAACCAAGACCTCATGGGCCCGGGCATATCTCAGAAAGGTCGGGTTTTATGCCTGCCCGGGACATCAGCGGGAAAACATAAAGACCTGTGGGGGAATGGTGAGCCGCTACTGTAAATCCTGGGACTGTGTCACTTCCAACGATGGGTACTGGAAATGGTCGGTGACCAAGCCAGACCTGATCAATATGTCCTTCGTAAATCCCATCACCCAGGACATGTGGAACCACAGATTCACAAAGTACTGCCCCGACTGTGACTTAGTCAGACTATCATTCACACAGCAAGGACGGACTGAAAACAGATGGATCTCCGGGCTAGCCTGGGGAATACAGGTCTATGATGGCTGGGGGGCCCCAAGCGCAACGCTATATGTCCAGCAAGTGCTGCAACCCGCTCAGACCCATGCTGTGGGGCCCAACCAGGTTACtgcacctccccacccctcaccacgGGGGACAAACGCCACAAATGTTGTGACCTCGCCTACCCTCACCCCCTCTTCAGCTGACCCAGACTGA